Proteins from a single region of Ischnura elegans chromosome 2, ioIscEleg1.1, whole genome shotgun sequence:
- the LOC124173955 gene encoding uncharacterized protein LOC124173955, translated as MADADQLAKLQAQIAGLQQQLAAHQTNHSQQLALLQEQHQQALQQQQQQTTLSSQQASPSPSSYGVDTAAVYRVTPKLPPFWPAQPEIWFAQVEAQFSLANITSDNTKYDYVVGNLDHRFASEISDLIVNPPAENRYLKLKNLLIQRVSPSEDQRVRQLLTAEELGDTKPSQLLRRMRSLISTTLVEDSFLRTLWLQRLPANAQAILQTQVTSMPLDELANMADRIVAVAPPPTAPAIHAVRHTNDVSSLAQRVEKLSKQLEDIQAHLKKPPYSRTWSRSLPAPRPAQPEMCYYHRKFGAEARRCIQPCTANAVNPVNSNSDS; from the coding sequence ATGGCAGACGCAGATCAACTCGCCAAACTGCAGGCTCAAATCGCGGGACTCCAGCAGCAACTCGCCGCACACCAAACGAACCACAGCCAACAGCTAGCGCTCCTTCAAGAACAGCACCAGCAGGCtctgcagcaacaacagcagcaaacAACGCTGTCATCGCAGCAAGCCTCACCGTCTCCATCATCCTACGGCGTCGACACTGCTGCCGTCTACCGCGTCACTCCGAAACTGCCTCCTTTCTGGCCAGCACAGCCTGAAATATGGTTCGCCCAAGTCGAAGCACAATTTTCTTTGGCCAACATCACCTCGGACAACACTAAATACGATTACGTCGTGGGAAATCTAGACCATCGTTTTGCCAGTGAAATAAGCGATCTTATCGTGAATCCTCCGGCCGAGAATCGTTACCTAAAGCTGAAAAACCTATTGATACAGCGCGTCTCTCCCTCCGAGGATCAACGGGTGCGGCAACTCCTCACAGCAGAAGAGCTCGGTGATACCAAGCCTTCGCAACTATTACGACGCATGCGGTCTCTCATCAGCACCACCCTTGTGGAGGATTCTTTCCTCCGCACATTATGGTTGCAACGTCTTCCGGCCAACGCTCAAGCCATCCTGCAAACGCAAGTTACTTCAATGCCTCTTGATGAACTTGCAAATATGGCCGACCGCATCGTCGCCGTGGCTCCGCCTCCAACTGCACCCGCCATCCATGCAGTACGCCATACCAACGATGTTTCGTCATTGGCCCAACGGGTTGAGAAACTCTCAAAGCAGCTCGAAGATATACAAGCTCATCTGAAAAAACCTCCGTACTCACGGACTTGGAGCAGATCTCTACCCGCGCCGCGCCCCGCTCAGCCTGAGATGTGTTACTACCATCGCAAATTTGGAGCCGAAGCCAGACGTTGCATCCAGCCATGCACCGCAAATGCAGTGAATCCGGTAAACTCCAACAGCGACTCGTAA